From a region of the Oryza sativa Japonica Group chromosome 6, ASM3414082v1 genome:
- the LOC4341819 gene encoding BTB/POZ domain-containing protein At1g04390 — MRAAAAASKAAGKEKSRRKGGGGGAGGGGGEQLLTDQVLSLRARLHLALALGLAKSDGGPKKWQSTDAGIQSHVLKAASAFLGCLTNEMLRLPPIKESISDILIALEGILQSKNVSVLIQATDVSLKLVSSVGNLARQYPVLEIVTCLASQLSANQITIAVSSASTLNCILNTLATARSSIHAEIWEALEKTDAVTSVIGALQNYSPDVHPLNYLMEMMSLLRIILWIWPSSRYHVWSNCNLMGKLAQYCVASEMDVAVRVLKLYAALALCGNGAMVLLNNEDLMAKVGALLGKSNPSIARIEALKFYQILLRSSKGCDLLMAAHYQHIIEGTINAMSRDDERLLTIEGCRTALLVLRYAGDHHRLFWSHAIDDVLYKILTGGCTSSHKANQILCHDKLFNMVSENFMDIHSYVWDILGNLAVHCKNEYLSVRKGQDSALQALIHCICSLAADAMQKSNTMKLSKDVHEPALRAVLMMLLSPSGYILSEASSKLLHVLPLGDDCLNILFTSLESNTTRSITASFDNVKIMSNLMSLAGMVMLQPSNNSLNMRRAVAVLSTIIKECVHNNIHITRPKVVSHLQFCFEGGSCCSLVKEWEGENIALIYGLMVLFNLLKSINFVCIHCKRNLDVGIVCNDCRDHYSEGLIRVLQNASCQNLSPGPKLYISRILSLFGLCGFPSKLGGKMRRALDDNELADLELLLSNGESLKAHTAIISVRCPKLLPSAKSLGSDGKITDEWGRSFYHVRMSDRVDSCGLKKILEYTYTNSVMVDDDNIKPVRTLAKYCHLKSLQEMLQKEQPRWNSDCPRYDLTAALEPVKCSFSDIILEAQSNEEMKCYHGSCQLSTSHVHCHKIVLSMSCDYLRALFQSGMHESFSEVINVPLGWQALNKLIHWFYSGELPKIDPDCRWRNLNSEEQLSQLRPYAELSSLSEFWFLEGVKEESLSVVTSCLSSTSTAASVEFVVFAAQLGQWEMVEAAVGSVAHLYPKLRDSGQLEQLDDDVLNMLRTEYVRYSLHRR; from the exons atgcgtgcggcggcggcggcctccaaggcggcggggaaggagaagagcaggaggaagggcggcggcggaggagcaggaggaggaggaggcgagcagcTGCTCACCGACCAGGTCCTCTCCCTCCGCGCCCGCCTCCACCTCGCCCTCGCGCTCGGCCTCGCCAA GTCTGATGGAGGTCCAAAGAAATGGCAGTCTACTGATGCTGGAATACAGTCTCATGTGCTCAAAGCAGCATCAGCCTTTCTTGGCTGTTTGACCAATGAGATGCTGCGGCTTCCTCCTATAAAG GAGTCAATTTCGGATATACTCATAGCACTGGAAGGTATTCTTCAGTCCAAGAATGTGTCGGTTCTGATCCAAGCAACTGATGTTAGCTTGAAGTTAGTTTCCAGTGTAGGAAATTTAGCTCGCCAATACCCGGTTTTAGAGATCGTTACATGCCTCGCGAGTCAGCTTTCTGCAAACCAGATAACTATAGCTGTCTCATCTGCAAGTACATTGAACTGCATACTGAACACCCTAGCAACAGCGAGAAGTTCGATTCATGCAGAAATTTGGGAAGCTTTGGAGAAAACCGATGCAGTTACAAGTGTCATTGGAGCTCTGCAGAATTACTCCCCTGATGTCCATCCATTAAACTATCTGATGGAAATGATGTCTCTGCTAAGAATTATACTGTGGATTTGGCCTTCTTCGAGATACCATGTATGGAGTAACTGCAACTTGATGGGGAAGCTAGCACAATACTGTGTTGCCTCTGAAATGGATGTTGCTGTTAGAGTCCTCAAGCTATATGCTGCTTTAG CTTTATGTGGGAATGGTGCAATGGTCCTTCTGAATAATGAAGACTTGATGGCTAAGGTTGGTGCGCTTTTGGGGAAGTCAAATCCATCTATTGCTAGAATTGAAGCATTGAAATTCTATCAGATTCTTTTG CGATCTTCAAAAGGGTGCGATCTGTTAATGGCTGCACACTATCAACACATTATTGAAGGCACAATCAACGCAATGTCTAGAGATGATGAAAGATTGTTAACAATAGAGGGCTGCCGCACTGCACTGCTGGTCCTTCGTTATGCTGGGGATCATCATCGGCTCTTTTGGTCTCATGCTATTGATGATGTATTATATAAGATTCTTACTGGTGGCTGCACCTCTTCACATAAAGCCAATCAGATTTTGTGCCACGACAAGCTTTTTAATATGGTTTCCGAGAACTTTATGGATATACATTCTTATGTGTGGGATATACTTGGAAATCTAGCAGTACATTGCAAAAATGAGTATCTCTCTGTTAGGAAAGGGCAAGACTCTGCCTTGCAGGCACTAATACATTGTATTTG CTCACTTGCAGCAGATGCTATGCAGAAAAGCAACACCATGAAATTATCCAAGGATGTGCATGAGCCAGCTTTGAGGGCTGTTCTGATGATGCTTCTCTCACCCAGTGGATACATTTTGTCTGAGGCAAGTTCTAAACTCTTACATGTTTTACCTTTAGGTGATGACTGTTTGAATATTCTGTTCACGTCGTTAGAATCAAATACTACAAGAAGCATTACTGCATCTTTTGACAATGTCAAAATTATGTCCAACCTCATGAGCCTAGCGGGCATGGTGATGTTACAACCTTCCAATAATTCCCTTAACATGAGAAGAGCTGTAGCTGTACTATCCACCATTATCAAGGAATGTGTACACAATAATATACATATCACGAGGCCAAAAGTTGTTTCTCATCTGCAATTTTGTTTTGAGGGAGGTTCATGTTGTAGTCTTGTTAAAGAGTGGGAAGGTGAGAATATTGCTTTAATCTATGGTCTCATGGTGTTGTTTAATCTGCTGAAGAGCATCAATTTTGTTTGTATCCACTGTAAAAGGAATTTGGATGTGGGGATTGTGTGCAATGATTGCAGAGATCATTATAGTGAAGGTCTGATTAGAGTTCTTCAAAATGCGTCATGTCAAAACTTGAGCCCAGGACCGAAGTTGTACATTTCACGTATACTGAGTTTGTTTGGCCTATGCGGTTTTCCAAGCAAGTTGGGAGGAAAGATGAGAAGGGCCTTAGATGATAATGAGCTAGCTGATCTGGAACTGTTGCTTTCAAATGGTGAATCTTTAAAAGCTCATACAGCCATCATTTCAGTAAGGTGTCCAAAGTTGTTGCCATCTGCAAAATCCCTTGGTAGTGATGGAAAAATTACTGATGAATGGGGCAGATCATTTTATCATGTTCGAATGTCTGATCGTGTTGATAGTTGTGGCTTGAAGAAAATTTTGGAATACACATACACAAATTCTGTCATGGTAGATGATGACAACATTAAGCCAGTAAGGACACTTGCGAAGTATTGTCACTTGAAATCATTACAAGAGATGCTTCAAAAAGAGCAGCCTAGGTGGAACTCTGATTGTCCTAGATATGATCTTACTGCAGCACTTGAACCAGTTAAATGTTCATTCTC GGACATAATTCTGGAGGCTCAGTCAAACGAAGAAATGAAGTGTTACCATGGCTCATGCCAACTCTCGACTTCGCATGTTCACTGCCATAAAATTGTACTGAGCATGAGCTGTGATTACCTTCGAGCATTATTTCAATCTGGGATGCATGAGAG CTTCTCAGAAGTTATCAATGTTCCACTGGGGTGGCAAGCGCTGAACAAACTGATCCACTGGTTCTACTCAGGCGAGCTACCCAAGATCGACCCCGATTGCCGATGGCGAAACCTGAACAGCGAGGAGCAGCTTTCTCAGCTGCGGCCTTACGCCGAGCTGTCATCCCTGTCTGAATTCTGGTTCCTGGAGGGAGTGAAGGAGGAGAGCCTGTCAGTGGTCACCTCCTGCCTGAGTTCCACCAGCACGGCCGCCTCCGTCGAGTTCGTCGTCTTCGCGGCGCAGCTGGGTCAGTGGGAGATGGTGGAGGCCGCCGTCGGCAGCGTCGCCCATCTGTACCCCAAGCTGCGGGACTCCGGTCAGCTGGAGCAGCTTGATGATGATGTGCTCAACATGCTGCGGACAGAGTATGTCAGGTATTCACTGCACCGGCGGTAG
- the LOC4341820 gene encoding endochitinase A has protein sequence MASAVASNLPAAAPAAVMPFGGWHGPRVSFSRDAAGAEEAAAVVVCSSPLAAAAAVATTTTPEPAISKDFIDFEFSLGGSATMLPADELFADGKLLPLRKAAAVPEMDAAAPRPPQPEAMPAPSEPMKPLRAATAAVDAADPYVFSPKAPSCSSRWRELLGLKRAAAQSPKPSPSSAPARTPGRAMNSTAARSLKLLLQRNNGRSSGASASELASAPLLRDSSDSEASLSLASSRFSLSSSSSSSGHDHDDIPRLSLDSAADPNPPRIRLVRSSHRHSTSSSSSSRAGRSPARRRPSPPPPPRCLSVDSPRMNSSGKIVFQGLERSSSSPCTLHAAAKPRSRAVDRSYSSGVRVAPVVLNVPVCSRPVFGFFKDKKDAAAKDAMAARTRSSLGRKTTAAPQGWSGELGRSCG, from the coding sequence ATGGCCTCCGCCGTCGCGAGTAACTTGCCTGCAGCTGCGCCCGCGGCTGTCATGCCGTTCGGTGGATGGCATGGTCCGCGTGTCTCGTtcagccgcgacgccgccggggCTGAGGAGGCTGCCGCGGTGGTCGTGTGTTCTTCGCccctggccgccgcggcggcggtggcgacgacgacgacgccggagCCGGCGATATCCAAGGACTTCATCGACTTCGAGTTCAGCCTCGGGGGCTCCGCCACCATGCTCCCGGCGGACGAGCTCTTTGCCGACGGGAAGCTGCTCCCGCTTCGGAAGGCGGCGGCTGTGCCGGAgatggatgcggcggcgccacggccgccgcagCCTGAGGCAATGCCGGCGCCTTCGGAGCCGATGAAGCCACTACGGGCGGCTACCGCCGCGGTTGACGCCGCCGACCCGTACGTTTTCTCTCCTAAGGCGCCCAGCTGCTCGAGCCGGTGGCGGGAGTTGCTCGGGCTGAAGAGAGCGGCAGCGCAGAGCCCGAAGCCATCGCCGTCGTCTGCGCCCGCGAGAACCCCCGGGAGAGCGATGaactcgacggcggcgaggtcgctgAAGCTGCTGCTCCAACGGAACAACGGCCGCTCGTCCGGGGCCTCCGCGTCGGAGCTCGCCTCTGCGCCGCTCCTCCGCGACAGCTCCGACTCGGAGGCGTCTCtctccctcgcctcctcccgcttctccctctcgtcgtcgtcgtcttcctccggccaCGACCACGACGACATCCCGCGCCTCTCCCTCGACTCCGCCGCTGACCCCAACCCGCCCCGCATCCGCCTCGTCCGTTCCTCCCACCGCCACTccacctcctcatcctcctcatcccgcgccggccgaagccccgcgcgccgccgcccctccccgccgccgccgccgcgctgcctcTCCGTCGACTCCCCGCGCATGAACTCCTCCGGCAAGATCGTGTTCCAGGGCCTGGAGCGCAGCTCCAGCTCACCGTGCACCCTCCACGCCGCGGCGAAGCCAcgctcccgcgccgtcgacCGGTCATACTCCTCCGGCGTCCGCGTGGCGCCGGTGGTGCTGAACGTGCCGGTGTGCTCGCGGCCGGTGTTCGGGTTCTTCAAGGACAagaaggacgcggcggcgaaggacgccatggcggcgaggacgaggtcgtcgctggggcggaagacgacggcggcgccgcaaGGGTGGAGCGGCGAGCTGGGGAGATCTTGTGGGTAA